A single region of the Epinephelus moara isolate mb chromosome 14, YSFRI_EMoa_1.0, whole genome shotgun sequence genome encodes:
- the cln8 gene encoding protein CLN8: MHPDQHTKAVTQPSAENFSWDYRVQLIGLGFAFYAGIFLLSHLLSVALTRTYSSLVAKEKVFWNLAATRAVFGIQSTVAGLRALTEDSVLTSDRVKGQADWSWFNVLTATGFFVFENVALHASSVVFRSFDLPLATHHFFALTGYAGAVVWDSMGHFLPMVTLLLEMSTPFTCISWMLLKAGWARTLFWRANQWVMIHAFHCRMVLTYYMWWVTLNHWGELSSNVAVPPLLIYLIGLTLLTFILNPIWTHKKTMQLFNPVDWNFGNKAVPVNGTTEGQSEVSVKPHAN; encoded by the exons ATGCATCCTGACCAGCATACCAAAGCTGTTACCCAGCCTAGTGCAGAAAACTTTTCATGGGACTACCGCGTCCAGCTTATTGGCCTGGGCTTTGCCTTCTATGCCGGAATATTCCTCCTCTCCCACCTTCTGTCTGTGGCATTGACCCGCACCTACAGCTCCCTGGTGGCTAAGGAGAAAGTTTTCTGGAACCTCGCAGCGACTCGGGCGGTGTTTGGCATCCAGAGCACCGTAGCCGGTCTGCGGGCCCTGACTGAGGACTCCGTGTTAACCAGTGACAGAGTGAAAGGGCAAGCAGATTGGTCGTGGTTCAATGTCCTCACAGCCACAggtttctttgtgtttgagAATGTAGCACTTCACGCCTCCAGCGTGGTGTTTAGGTCATTTGACCTCCCACTGGCGACGCACCATTTCTTCGCCCTGACAGGATATGCAGGAGCAGTGGTGTGGGATTCTATGGGCCACTTCCTGCCGATGGTTACGCTGCTGCTTGAGATGAGCACACCATTCACCTGTATATCCTGGATGTTACTGAAG GCTGGCTGGGCACGCACCCTGTTTTGGAGAGCCAACCAGTGGGTGATGATCCACGCCTTCCACTGTCGCATGGTGCTCACTTACTACATGTGGTGGGTAACCTTGAACCATTGGGGAGAGCTCAGCAGCAATGTTGCCGTGCCCCCACTGCTTATTTACTTAATTGGCCTCACTCTGCTCACGTTTATCCTCAACCCCATCTGGACGCACAAGAAGACCATGCAGCTGTTTAATCCTGTGGACTGGAACTTTGGAAACAAGGCGGTACCCGTAAACGGTACCACAGAGGGTCAGTCTGAGGTTTCAGTCAAACCACACGCCAACTGA